Proteins encoded by one window of Fusarium graminearum PH-1 chromosome 1, whole genome shotgun sequence:
- a CDS encoding phosphatase 1 regulatory subunit SDS22, translating into MPASDKDNDVHAHIELPSGDEQPSPRADGDSSPGLRNSKGWDGKLRVPKSLSLANPEAMTDSEYSDEENVMKGEKIDADEDLLDDEDPETDEIMCSHSRIASISSLRLERFKQVSRICLRQNSIEQIDGLSALAETLEDLDLYDNLISHTRGLEDLTNITSLDLSFNKIKHVKHINHLTKLKELYLVANKISKIEGLEGLDKLTSLELGSNRIREIKNLDSLKAIEELWLAKNKITELTGLGGMPNLRLLSIQSNRISDLSPLKDVPTLEELYISHNMLESLEGLEHNPRLHVLDISNNKITSIKGLELLSELEELWASYNLISDYKEVAKYLSDKKCLTTVYFEGNPLQLQEPVAYRNRIRLTLPQVKQIDATFVRT; encoded by the exons ATGCCTGCCTCCGATAAAGATAACGACGTTCATGCCCACATCGAACTCCCTTCGGGTGATGAACAGCCATCTCCGCGTGCAGATGGCGACTCCAGCCCTGGCCTCAGGAATAGCAAGGGCTGGGATGGCAAGCTTCGCGTCCCAAAGTCGCTGTCTTTGGCAAACCCTGAAGCCATGACCGACTCCGAGTACTCTGACGAAGAGAACGTTATGAAGGGAGAGAAGATTGACGCTGATGAGG ACCTtctcgacgatgaagaccCCGAGACTGACGAAATTATGTGTTCTCACTCTCGCATCGCCTCAATTTCCTCCCTGCGTCTCGAGCGCTTCAAGCAAGTTTCACGCATTTGCCTCCGCCAGAACAGTATCGAGCAGATCGATGGTCTTTCCGCCCTTGCTGAAACCCTCGAAGACCTCGATCTTTACGACAACCTCATTTCTCACACCCGCGGCTTGGAGGATTTGACGAACATTACGAGCCTCGACCTAAgtttcaacaagatcaagcatGTCAAGCATATCAACCATCTGACGAAACTCAAGGAGCTATaccttgtcgccaacaaGATCAGTAAAATCGAGGGGTTGGAGGGACTCGACAAGTTGACGTCTCTTGAGCTCGGATCGAACCGTATTCGCGAAATCAAGAACCTCGATTCTCTTAAGGCGATCGAAGAGCTCTGGCTAGCAAAGAACAAAATCACTGAGCTCACTGGTCTCGGTGGCATGCCTAATCTGCGCCTCCTCAGTATTCAGTCCAACCGTATAAGCGATCTGTCACCACTCAAGGATGTCCCTACGCTTGAGGAACTTTACATCTCACACAATATGCTGGAGTCACTCGAGGGTCTAGAACACAACCCCAGGCTCCATGTTCTGGACATTTCGAATAATAAGATCACCAGtatcaagggtcttgagtTGCTctcggagctggaggagtTGTGGGCCAGCTACAACCTTATCAGCGATTACAAGGAGGTTGCCAAGTACCTCTCCGACAAGAAGTGCTTGACAACGGTGTACTTTGAGGGGAACCCGCTGCAACTGCAGGAGCCGGTGGCATATAGGAACAGGATCCGATTAACATTACCTCAAGTCAAACAAATTGATGCCA CTTTTGTGAGAACATAA